A genomic stretch from Frigoribacterium sp. PvP032 includes:
- a CDS encoding glycosyltransferase, giving the protein MSRPLRVLQYRVHDTSYPRNRRLREHLRAEGCEVTVLTASRGGPRALRLLRDVVRLARGCLRHDVVVLSELRLAHAPYVGVVGRLTRSTVVVDGFVGLHETEVGDWGRVRPGSLRASALRLQDELALRAAHVWLVDTDVRARRAAASRAAVRTRVVALPVGAPDWAVAVPPRGPGETLHLLWYGNYIPLHGLDLVVEALALTVGRRDVHLTLVGDGGTRAATEHAVRERGLDGLCTFLGPVPESELAGLIASADVALGIFGSSEKARSVIANKVWQGLSCGRVVVTAETPALAEIAEAAGPLLVTTAPGSAASLADALCSVDPVAASRAVPDVDRRLAEVVRLGWSRLAVRSPR; this is encoded by the coding sequence ATGAGCCGCCCCCTGCGCGTGCTGCAGTACCGGGTCCACGACACGTCCTACCCGCGCAACCGCCGCCTCCGCGAGCACCTCCGCGCCGAGGGGTGCGAGGTGACCGTGCTGACGGCGAGCCGTGGGGGCCCGCGCGCCCTGCGCCTCCTCCGCGACGTCGTCCGCCTCGCCAGGGGCTGTCTGCGGCACGACGTCGTCGTGCTGAGCGAGCTGCGCCTGGCGCACGCCCCGTACGTGGGCGTGGTCGGCAGGCTCACCCGGTCGACGGTGGTGGTCGACGGCTTCGTCGGCCTGCACGAGACCGAGGTCGGCGACTGGGGCCGCGTGCGCCCCGGCTCGCTGCGCGCAAGTGCCCTCCGCCTCCAGGACGAACTCGCGCTCCGCGCCGCCCACGTCTGGCTCGTCGACACCGATGTCAGGGCGCGCCGGGCGGCCGCGAGCCGCGCCGCCGTCCGGACCCGCGTCGTCGCGCTGCCGGTGGGCGCGCCCGACTGGGCCGTCGCGGTCCCGCCCCGCGGTCCCGGCGAGACGCTCCACTTGCTCTGGTACGGCAACTACATCCCCCTGCACGGGCTCGACCTCGTGGTCGAGGCCCTGGCCCTGACCGTGGGCCGCCGCGACGTGCACCTCACCCTCGTCGGCGACGGCGGCACCCGCGCGGCGACCGAGCACGCCGTCCGAGAACGAGGCCTCGACGGCCTCTGCACCTTCCTGGGGCCGGTGCCCGAGAGCGAGCTGGCCGGCCTCATCGCCTCCGCCGACGTCGCCCTGGGCATCTTCGGGTCGTCCGAGAAGGCGCGCTCCGTCATCGCGAACAAGGTGTGGCAGGGGCTCTCGTGCGGACGCGTCGTCGTCACCGCCGAGACGCCGGCCCTGGCCGAGATCGCCGAGGCCGCCGGGCCCCTGCTCGTCACGACCGCGCCGGGGTCGGCGGCGTCGCTCGCCGACGCGCTGTGCTCGGTCGACCCCGTCGCCGCGTCGCGCGCCGTGCCCGACGTCGACAGACGGCTCGCCGAGGTGGTCCGGCTCGGCTGGTCCCGCCTGGCCGTGCGGTCCCCCCGATGA
- a CDS encoding low molecular weight phosphatase family protein: MTAPVALLVLCTGNICRSPLAEVLLRDRLADLPVVVTSAGTRAVVGEPMAPHVSVAVAAAGLDPAHVAAQVTVEHLAGADLVLGLAREHRRAAIELHPRVVRQAMTLLELARVVGQHGDVIADEARSAAPDAEGRLREAVRLAVAERGSTVPPSAPDLDDVPDPWGRDERAYDAAHLLVGTAVESVSRWLHRSAGSR; encoded by the coding sequence ATGACCGCCCCCGTCGCCCTGCTCGTGCTCTGCACCGGCAACATCTGCCGATCTCCCCTCGCCGAGGTGCTGCTCCGCGACCGCCTCGCCGACCTCCCCGTCGTCGTCACGAGCGCCGGCACCCGGGCCGTGGTGGGCGAGCCCATGGCACCGCACGTGTCCGTCGCCGTCGCCGCGGCGGGGCTCGACCCGGCCCACGTCGCTGCACAGGTCACCGTCGAGCACCTCGCGGGCGCCGACCTGGTGCTCGGCCTCGCCCGCGAGCACCGACGGGCCGCCATCGAGCTGCACCCGCGCGTCGTCCGCCAAGCGATGACCCTGCTCGAGCTCGCCCGCGTCGTCGGGCAGCACGGCGACGTGATCGCCGACGAGGCCCGGTCCGCCGCCCCCGACGCCGAGGGGCGGCTCCGCGAGGCCGTCCGGCTCGCCGTCGCCGAGCGCGGCTCGACCGTGCCCCCCTCGGCTCCCGACCTCGACGACGTCCCCGACCCCTGGGGCCGCGACGAGCGCGCCTACGACGCAGCGCACCTCCTCGTCGGGACAGCCGTGGAGTCGGTCTCGCGCTGGCTGCACAGGTCGGCGGGCTCACGATGA
- a CDS encoding polysaccharide biosynthesis tyrosine autokinase: protein MELSDYVRIVRKGWSLVAAGVLLGLGAGVLALVLLPASWVSTTQVFVSVQGVDQSSAQEIVQGSSAAQQKVTSYLAVATSARVLQPVIDELGLDTSTTELASRVTATSPANTVIVVVSAVDSDPAVAQRIAAAVGASFTTVVADELELPVGGGPTPVRVETIEPASAPTDPASPRLATTLGLGLLGGLVLGLAGAALRAVLDTKIRGLADVAQVTDAAVIGAVGYDATVVSRPLFVHTDPRSPRAEAFRSLRTNLQFLDVDTHGRSVVLTSALPSEGKSTTSANLAIAIAETGASVVVVDGDLRRPRLAEVMGLDGAVGLTDVLIGRTELVDVLQPWGRGRLSVLAAGTTPPNPSELLGSRAMAALVDELTATFDHVIIDAPPLLPVTDAAVISTMTSGTIVVVGAGRVTGGQLTHALGVLDRVGSRVLGIVLTMVPAKGAAAYGYTSYESYYGDSPTTATVPTAVDVLPGSGRRGDRGTAVPAVQAVPAGTAGLTTSS from the coding sequence ATGGAGCTCTCCGACTACGTCCGCATCGTGCGCAAGGGATGGTCGCTCGTCGCGGCCGGGGTGCTCCTCGGCCTCGGGGCGGGCGTCCTCGCCCTCGTGCTGCTGCCCGCCTCCTGGGTCTCGACGACGCAGGTGTTCGTGTCCGTCCAGGGCGTCGACCAGTCGAGCGCACAGGAGATCGTGCAGGGCAGCAGCGCCGCCCAGCAGAAGGTGACGTCGTACCTCGCCGTGGCCACGAGCGCACGGGTGCTCCAGCCGGTCATCGACGAGCTGGGGCTCGACACGAGCACGACCGAGCTCGCCTCGCGGGTCACGGCGACCTCACCGGCCAACACGGTGATCGTGGTCGTGTCGGCCGTGGACAGCGACCCCGCGGTCGCCCAGCGCATCGCCGCCGCCGTCGGGGCCAGCTTCACGACGGTCGTGGCCGACGAGCTCGAGCTGCCGGTCGGCGGGGGGCCGACTCCCGTCAGGGTCGAGACCATCGAGCCGGCCTCCGCGCCGACCGATCCGGCGAGCCCGCGGCTGGCCACCACCCTCGGCCTCGGCCTGCTCGGCGGCCTCGTGCTCGGCCTCGCCGGAGCGGCCCTCCGAGCCGTGCTGGACACGAAGATCCGCGGCCTCGCCGACGTGGCACAGGTCACCGACGCCGCCGTGATCGGCGCCGTCGGCTACGACGCCACCGTCGTCTCTCGCCCGCTCTTCGTGCACACCGACCCCCGCAGCCCCCGTGCCGAGGCCTTCCGCAGCCTCCGCACCAACCTGCAGTTCCTCGACGTCGACACGCACGGCCGCAGCGTCGTGCTCACCTCTGCGCTGCCCTCAGAGGGCAAGTCGACGACGAGCGCGAACCTCGCCATCGCCATCGCCGAGACCGGCGCCAGCGTCGTCGTCGTCGACGGCGACCTGAGGCGCCCCCGGCTCGCCGAGGTGATGGGCCTCGACGGGGCGGTGGGCCTCACCGACGTGCTGATCGGGCGGACCGAGCTCGTGGACGTGCTCCAGCCCTGGGGCCGTGGACGCCTGTCCGTGCTCGCGGCCGGCACCACGCCGCCGAACCCGAGCGAGCTTCTCGGCTCCCGCGCCATGGCCGCCCTCGTCGACGAGCTGACCGCGACCTTCGACCACGTCATCATCGACGCCCCGCCTCTCCTCCCCGTGACCGACGCCGCCGTCATCAGCACGATGACCTCGGGCACCATCGTGGTCGTCGGGGCCGGCCGGGTCACCGGCGGGCAGCTCACGCACGCCCTGGGCGTGCTCGACCGCGTCGGCAGCAGGGTGCTCGGCATCGTGTTGACCATGGTCCCCGCCAAGGGGGCCGCCGCGTACGGCTACACGAGCTACGAGTCGTACTACGGCGACTCGCCGACGACGGCGACCGTGCCGACGGCGGTCGACGTGCTGCCGGGGTCGGGCCGACGCGGCGATCGCGGCACCGCCGTCCCCGCGGTCCAGGCAGTCCCCGCCGGCACCGCCGGCCTGACGACCTCCTCGTGA
- a CDS encoding glycosyltransferase — MSPRPRPSSGDLDGRPDGRRRSVAVIGTRGYPSYYGGFETAVRRIAPALVDAGWDVTVYGRHGAVREDDPARDPRVRTRTTRGVESRSLSTLSYGLTAVLDAVVRRPDAVLMMNVANGFWLPLLRLRGVPVIINVDGIEWERAKWGRAAKTVFKLGARASARFADALVCDAVEIVRRWRDEFGVEGTFIPYGGDPVRELPVEPGLTHGGYALVVARFVPENSIVEFVEAARRIAVDHDVVIVGSTGYGGELDDLVRDLAAEHDRVRWLGHVSDDDRLFALWQHAGAYFHGHSVGGTNPALVQAMFTGAPVIARDTVYNREVLADAGVFVPPEPEAIAEAVVALLDDPAEQQRLREAAAARAEAAYTWQSVCDAYEEALRRSLRR; from the coding sequence ATGTCGCCTCGCCCCCGCCCCTCCTCCGGCGACCTCGACGGCCGCCCCGACGGCCGCAGGCGCTCCGTGGCCGTGATCGGCACGCGGGGCTACCCGAGCTACTACGGCGGCTTCGAGACCGCCGTCCGCCGCATCGCGCCGGCGCTCGTCGACGCCGGGTGGGACGTCACGGTCTACGGCCGGCACGGGGCGGTTCGCGAGGACGACCCCGCCCGCGACCCCCGGGTCCGCACCCGCACGACGCGCGGCGTCGAGAGCCGGTCGCTGAGCACCCTGAGCTACGGGCTGACGGCCGTGCTCGACGCCGTCGTGCGCAGGCCGGACGCGGTGCTGATGATGAACGTCGCGAACGGGTTCTGGCTGCCGTTGCTCCGCCTCCGGGGCGTGCCCGTGATCATCAACGTCGACGGCATCGAGTGGGAGCGGGCCAAGTGGGGCCGGGCGGCCAAGACCGTCTTCAAGCTCGGGGCCCGCGCCTCCGCCCGGTTCGCGGACGCCCTCGTCTGCGACGCCGTCGAGATCGTGCGCCGCTGGCGGGACGAGTTCGGCGTCGAGGGCACCTTCATCCCCTACGGCGGCGACCCCGTGCGCGAGCTGCCCGTCGAGCCGGGCCTGACCCACGGCGGCTACGCCCTGGTCGTCGCCCGCTTCGTGCCCGAGAACTCGATCGTCGAGTTCGTCGAGGCCGCACGACGCATCGCCGTCGACCACGACGTCGTGATCGTGGGGTCGACGGGCTACGGCGGCGAGCTCGACGACCTCGTCCGCGACCTCGCCGCCGAGCACGACCGGGTCCGCTGGCTCGGCCACGTCAGCGACGACGACCGGCTCTTCGCGCTCTGGCAGCACGCGGGCGCGTACTTCCACGGCCACAGCGTCGGGGGCACCAACCCCGCCCTCGTCCAGGCGATGTTCACCGGTGCGCCGGTGATCGCGCGCGACACGGTCTACAACCGCGAGGTGCTCGCCGACGCGGGCGTCTTCGTCCCGCCCGAGCCGGAGGCGATCGCGGAGGCGGTCGTCGCCCTGCTCGACGACCCCGCCGAGCAGCAGCGCCTGCGGGAGGCGGCGGCGGCACGTGCCGAGGCCGCGTACACCTGGCAGTCGGTCTGCGACGCCTACGAGGAGGCGCTCCGCCGGTCGCTGCGCCGCTGA
- a CDS encoding DUF3151 domain-containing protein, with product MSSTNLLGVPETLLPADPAVTADLETLSLAEVVVAHPTSSLAWALLSDEASARGADLEAYAYARVGYHRGLDALRGAGWRGQGPVPWSHEPNRGVLRSLFALRRGAAAIGETAEVERLGTFLADADPAASQAIEAEEAGRR from the coding sequence ATGTCCTCCACGAACCTCCTCGGCGTGCCCGAGACCCTCCTGCCCGCCGACCCTGCCGTGACGGCCGACCTCGAGACGCTGTCGCTCGCCGAGGTCGTCGTCGCCCACCCGACGTCGTCGCTCGCCTGGGCCCTGCTCAGCGACGAGGCCTCCGCGCGGGGCGCCGACCTCGAGGCCTACGCGTACGCGCGGGTCGGCTACCACCGCGGTCTCGACGCGCTGCGCGGAGCCGGCTGGCGCGGACAGGGCCCCGTCCCGTGGTCGCACGAGCCGAACCGCGGCGTGCTGCGCTCGCTCTTCGCCCTGCGCCGCGGAGCCGCCGCGATCGGCGAGACCGCCGAGGTCGAGCGGCTCGGCACGTTCCTGGCCGACGCCGACCCCGCGGCTTCCCAGGCCATCGAGGCCGAGGAGGCGGGCCGACGCTGA
- a CDS encoding YhgE/Pip family protein, with the protein MKIIAIVRAELQRLTSTGLARLALVALMTVPLLYGGLYLWANQDPYANLDQVPAALVNEDQGAVVDGSATNYGDQVTDEVVDGGDFDWHTVSSAEAAAGLRDGTYDFTFTIPRDFSADLTSASSDDPQRAQIVLATNDSNSYLSTTIAGQAGKTIRASVAEKVGKEAASTLLVGLADIRTNLGSAVDGASQLVSGADSAVSGADQLVTGAADASSGADQLSTGASTAATGARSLATGTSQLSAGASTLSTGLDQLRDQTAGLPASTQQLADGAAQVADGNRKLATAVGDAATASQAAADAAPETQAAIGRQLVALFVSQGQTQEEALASAAEVASYFAPVTDGLADANTQVQQLNGQVGTLSAGADKVSAGAAALASATPALTGGISDAASGAATLATGAQSAASGASSLSSGLDTLETGAASLSTGLGTLSTGTVSLRDGLVSLNDGAVQLRDGLQSGLGEIPASTEQSRDDQASAISDPVDVADQPLTSAGTYGAGLAPFFISLAAWIGIYALFLIVKPVSKRAITAVKAPVRVVAAGWLTPALLGVLQMVALFAIVRGALGFEVAHTWGMLGLMALASVTFAAIIMMLNVLLGSVGQFLGLVLMVVQLVTAGGTFPWQTLPGPLAALHFVLPMSYATDGLRQLMYGGSTATAWTDAGVLALWMLGALLVSLLATARMTRQRTLRDLRPSLIG; encoded by the coding sequence GTGAAGATCATCGCCATCGTCCGAGCCGAGCTGCAGCGGCTGACCTCGACCGGGCTGGCGCGCCTCGCGCTCGTCGCCCTGATGACGGTGCCGCTGCTCTACGGCGGCCTCTACCTCTGGGCCAACCAGGATCCGTACGCGAACCTCGACCAGGTGCCCGCGGCCCTCGTGAACGAGGACCAGGGCGCCGTCGTCGACGGCAGCGCCACGAACTACGGCGACCAGGTGACCGACGAGGTCGTCGACGGCGGCGACTTCGACTGGCACACGGTCTCGTCCGCCGAGGCCGCGGCCGGGCTGCGCGACGGCACGTACGACTTCACGTTCACCATCCCGCGCGACTTCAGCGCCGACCTGACCTCGGCGAGCTCGGACGACCCGCAGCGCGCCCAGATCGTGCTCGCGACGAACGACTCGAACAGCTACCTGTCGACGACGATCGCCGGGCAGGCCGGCAAGACGATCCGCGCCTCGGTGGCCGAGAAGGTCGGCAAGGAGGCGGCCTCCACCCTGCTCGTCGGCCTCGCCGACATCCGGACGAACCTCGGCAGCGCGGTCGACGGGGCGTCGCAGCTGGTCAGCGGAGCGGACTCCGCCGTGTCGGGCGCCGACCAGCTCGTGACCGGGGCGGCCGACGCGTCGTCGGGTGCGGACCAGCTCTCGACGGGCGCGAGCACCGCGGCGACGGGTGCGCGTTCGCTCGCGACCGGCACCTCCCAGCTGAGCGCGGGCGCGTCGACCCTGTCGACCGGGCTCGACCAGCTGCGCGACCAGACCGCCGGCCTGCCCGCCAGCACGCAGCAGCTCGCCGACGGCGCGGCCCAGGTCGCCGACGGCAACCGGAAGCTCGCCACCGCGGTCGGCGACGCCGCGACGGCCAGCCAGGCGGCCGCCGACGCCGCCCCCGAGACGCAGGCCGCCATCGGCCGCCAGCTCGTCGCCCTCTTCGTCTCACAAGGCCAGACGCAGGAGGAGGCGCTCGCCTCGGCGGCCGAGGTCGCCTCCTACTTCGCCCCCGTCACCGACGGGCTGGCCGACGCGAACACGCAGGTGCAGCAGCTGAACGGGCAGGTGGGGACGCTCTCGGCGGGCGCCGACAAGGTCTCAGCGGGCGCGGCCGCGCTGGCCTCGGCGACGCCGGCGCTGACGGGCGGCATCTCCGACGCGGCCTCGGGAGCCGCCACGCTGGCGACGGGAGCGCAGAGCGCTGCCTCGGGCGCCTCCTCGTTGTCGTCGGGGCTCGACACCCTCGAGACCGGAGCGGCCTCGCTGTCGACCGGGCTCGGCACGCTGAGCACCGGCACCGTCAGCCTGCGCGACGGGCTCGTCAGCCTCAACGACGGCGCGGTGCAGCTGCGGGACGGCCTGCAGAGCGGCCTCGGCGAGATCCCCGCGAGCACCGAGCAGAGCCGCGACGACCAGGCCTCTGCGATCAGCGACCCGGTCGACGTCGCCGACCAGCCGCTCACGAGCGCCGGGACCTACGGCGCAGGGCTCGCCCCCTTCTTCATCAGCCTTGCCGCGTGGATCGGCATCTACGCGCTGTTCCTGATCGTGAAGCCCGTGTCGAAGCGGGCGATCACCGCCGTCAAGGCGCCGGTGCGGGTGGTCGCGGCCGGCTGGCTGACGCCCGCGCTGCTCGGCGTGCTGCAGATGGTCGCGCTGTTCGCGATCGTGCGCGGGGCGCTCGGCTTCGAGGTCGCCCACACCTGGGGGATGCTCGGGCTGATGGCGCTCGCGAGCGTGACGTTCGCGGCGATCATCATGATGCTCAACGTGCTGCTCGGGAGCGTCGGGCAGTTCCTCGGGCTGGTGCTCATGGTCGTGCAGCTGGTCACCGCCGGCGGGACGTTCCCGTGGCAGACGCTGCCGGGGCCCCTCGCCGCGCTGCACTTCGTGCTGCCGATGAGCTACGCGACCGACGGCCTGCGCCAGCTGATGTACGGCGGCAGCACGGCGACCGCCTGGACCGACGCGGGCGTGCTCGCGCTCTGGATGCTCGGGGCGCTGCTGGTGTCGCTGCTCGCCACGGCCCGCATGACGCGTCAGCGGACGCTGCGCGACCTGCGCCCCTCGCTGATCGGCTGA